One window of the Bacillota bacterium genome contains the following:
- a CDS encoding cation diffusion facilitator family transporter, with protein MLREERLRQGQTGALVGIMGNLLLGAAKVAAGSLASSHAMLADGLHSLADFASSIALLVVVRVANRPSDTCHPYGHGKAEPVGAKIIGIIVVLAGFQIGLSAIGQLRAGNYAAPGVLALWMALISIVVKETMFRYKFRLATRANSKAILASAWEHRSDAVSSVAVLAGVGLARLGMPYLDPVAGLLVSGFIVKMGWDITRSAVDDLMDKVTDLPLLDRVCRAASETAGVIRVDAARIRPMGPDFLVDLAICVDPQITVKEGHDVASSVKSAVMIAIPEVAGVMVHVNPCR; from the coding sequence GTGCTCCGGGAAGAACGTCTCAGACAAGGCCAGACTGGTGCCTTGGTGGGGATAATGGGAAATCTGCTCCTAGGTGCCGCCAAGGTGGCGGCGGGATCCCTGGCATCCTCCCACGCCATGCTGGCCGACGGGCTCCACTCCCTGGCGGATTTCGCAAGCTCCATAGCCCTCCTGGTGGTGGTCCGGGTGGCCAACCGGCCCTCTGACACCTGTCACCCCTACGGGCACGGCAAGGCCGAGCCCGTTGGCGCCAAGATCATAGGGATTATAGTGGTCCTGGCAGGGTTCCAGATCGGGCTTTCGGCAATAGGGCAGCTCAGGGCGGGGAACTACGCTGCCCCGGGGGTCCTGGCCCTGTGGATGGCGTTGATATCCATCGTGGTGAAGGAGACTATGTTCCGCTACAAGTTTCGCCTGGCCACGAGGGCGAACTCCAAGGCCATCCTAGCCAGCGCCTGGGAACACCGCTCGGATGCCGTTTCCTCCGTGGCGGTCCTGGCCGGGGTGGGACTTGCACGCCTTGGGATGCCCTACCTGGATCCTGTGGCCGGCCTTTTGGTCTCCGGCTTCATAGTCAAGATGGGCTGGGACATAACCCGCAGCGCTGTGGATGACCTCATGGACAAGGTGACCGACCTGCCCCTCCTGGACCGTGTGTGCCGGGCAGCCTCCGAGACCGCCGGCGTCATCAGGGTGGATGCCGCCAGGATCCGCCCAATGGGCCCTGATTTCCTGGTTGACCTGGCAATTTGCGTGGACCCACAGATCACTGTCAAGGAAGGCCATGACGTTGCCTCAAGCGTGAAGTCAGCGGTCATGATCGCAATCCCCGAGGTGGCCGGTGTCATGGTGCATGTGAACCCCTGCCGGTAG
- a CDS encoding magnesium chelatase encodes MMRQYQALIRHEGNDALFRAIDMSVVSTLENVPLHIHVEGLRGTGKTTIMRAARSVLPPITRVKGCLYNCDSERPHCPDHRGLDRKTLKELGTEACPMPFLEISASVKMGTAVGSLDLARITNRSQPDAALLPGTIPQAHRGILFIDEINRLAETAPEIADVLLGVMGTKPGIIKVEETGLPPVTMPITVSVWAASNPDEDPGPLEDIRKQLSDRFDLGVGTQRPSDAGCVLDILRDCQAAAPGEHSRKAQEFLAALAFLDEVHLPWAIRNVIAGLYVEFQLESLRAVEALQACSRLTAALERSREVRLDHLAAVVPLVLKHRVDLSAMEKIVERLLESKDDNQDVAGAKPGPQGARAKSQDKEAKPAGSLHRMVTDLRNKLFPGSNGEGQGQPGAGNRRSSPGNDHPGMSGMGSSSASVPLTCPPLLACPLAKLRSDEVLRGEEELMSR; translated from the coding sequence ATGATGCGACAGTACCAGGCCCTCATACGCCATGAGGGCAATGACGCGCTATTCAGGGCCATTGACATGTCCGTGGTCTCCACGCTGGAGAACGTTCCCCTTCACATCCATGTCGAGGGGCTCAGGGGCACGGGGAAGACCACCATCATGCGGGCGGCCCGCTCAGTGCTTCCCCCCATTACCCGGGTTAAGGGCTGCCTCTACAACTGCGACTCAGAGAGACCCCACTGCCCTGACCATCGTGGTCTTGACCGTAAGACCCTGAAGGAATTGGGCACTGAGGCATGCCCCATGCCCTTCCTGGAGATCTCGGCCTCAGTGAAGATGGGTACTGCCGTGGGAAGCCTGGACCTGGCTCGCATCACCAACAGGTCGCAACCGGACGCGGCGCTCCTGCCGGGCACCATACCCCAGGCGCACCGTGGCATACTCTTCATCGATGAGATCAACCGCCTGGCGGAGACAGCGCCCGAGATTGCCGACGTACTCCTGGGGGTCATGGGGACAAAGCCCGGCATCATCAAGGTGGAGGAGACAGGCCTGCCCCCGGTGACCATGCCTATAACCGTCTCGGTCTGGGCGGCGTCCAATCCGGATGAAGACCCCGGCCCGCTAGAGGATATCAGGAAGCAGCTCTCCGACAGGTTCGACCTAGGGGTGGGCACACAGCGCCCCTCGGACGCCGGCTGCGTCCTAGACATCCTCCGTGACTGCCAGGCAGCAGCCCCTGGCGAGCACTCCAGGAAGGCCCAGGAGTTCCTGGCGGCCCTGGCCTTTCTCGACGAGGTTCACCTCCCGTGGGCAATAAGAAACGTCATAGCCGGGCTCTACGTGGAGTTCCAGCTGGAGAGCCTCAGGGCGGTAGAGGCACTCCAGGCCTGTTCCCGCCTGACGGCAGCGCTGGAGAGGAGCCGGGAGGTGAGGCTGGACCACCTGGCGGCGGTGGTGCCCCTGGTCTTGAAGCACCGGGTGGACCTATCTGCCATGGAGAAGATAGTGGAGCGCCTCCTGGAGTCCAAGGACGATAACCAAGACGTGGCTGGGGCCAAACCTGGGCCCCAAGGCGCCCGGGCCAAGAGCCAGGACAAGGAGGCCAAGCCTGCGGGATCCCTCCACCGCATGGTGACGGACCTGAGGAACAAGCTCTTCCCGGGCAGCAACGGGGAAGGCCAGGGCCAGCCCGGGGCGGGGAACAGGCGCTCCTCACCGGGCAACGATCACCCAGGGATGTCCGGCATGGGTTCTTCCTCGGCCTCGGTGCCCCTGACGTGCCCGCCGCTTCTTGCGTGCCCCCTGGCCAAGCTGCGCTCTGACGAGGTCCTCAGGGGAGAAGAGGAGCTAATGTCACGGTGA